One stretch of Candidatus Methylacidiphilales bacterium DNA includes these proteins:
- a CDS encoding biopolymer transporter ExbD → MNFRRRTHTDPIGMQLAPMIDVILFLLTFFLLTWNIASNYEADLNVKVPLAKEGKEPKRLPGEVIVNIHQDGKIVLNRRELSLSELREILLGVYRQYPDQTVIIRADENTPYKHVVSVIDLCQGIGLWNIAFPTIKQPAS, encoded by the coding sequence ATGAATTTTCGACGTCGCACTCATACTGATCCCATCGGGATGCAACTTGCACCAATGATTGACGTCATCCTCTTCCTTCTGACCTTTTTTCTTCTTACATGGAATATCGCCTCCAATTACGAAGCCGATCTAAACGTCAAAGTCCCCCTTGCTAAAGAAGGCAAAGAACCAAAACGTCTGCCAGGTGAAGTGATTGTCAATATTCATCAAGACGGTAAAATTGTCTTAAACCGCCGTGAACTCTCTCTCTCCGAGCTCCGTGAGATACTTCTCGGTGTTTACCGCCAATATCCTGACCAAACCGTGATTATACGTGCCGATGAAAATACGCCTTACAAACACGTCGTCAGCGTGATTGACCTCTGCCAAGGCATCGGTCTTTGGAACATCGCTTTTCCAACGATCAAACAACCCGCCTCATAA
- the proC gene encoding pyrroline-5-carboxylate reductase, whose product MAIGLIGAGKMGTALAKNITAALPDQPLLVAEPNDAAWQHFANTLSSPSHIQRVDCIHDLVSRVHTIILAVKPQHIPDVLTVIGRLTQPTRVISIAAGVTIRRIASSLGEQARIIRVMPNTPLLIGEGFSAFTLASNCLPEDEIFVNRIFSNSPRIFAGLGSIARPVEEEKLDAITAVSGSGPAYVFHFVHAWIQEAENLGLTPELAREAVLHTIHGALAMMREHPERPPLQLARDVKSPGGTTEAACRVLEEKNWENIFRQAIRAAEERSQQLSSN is encoded by the coding sequence ATGGCAATAGGTCTCATCGGCGCAGGCAAAATGGGCACAGCTTTGGCAAAAAACATCACCGCGGCTTTGCCTGATCAACCCCTTCTTGTCGCGGAACCCAACGACGCGGCATGGCAACATTTTGCAAATACCCTTTCCTCTCCCTCGCACATTCAGCGTGTAGATTGCATCCATGATCTGGTATCAAGAGTCCACACGATCATTCTTGCGGTCAAACCTCAACACATTCCCGACGTTCTGACTGTGATTGGCCGTCTTACACAACCCACACGCGTCATTTCTATCGCTGCTGGTGTTACCATTAGACGCATCGCCTCCAGTCTCGGGGAGCAAGCTCGAATCATCCGTGTGATGCCCAACACTCCCTTGCTCATCGGCGAAGGTTTCTCAGCCTTCACCCTAGCCTCTAACTGCCTCCCGGAAGACGAAATTTTTGTTAATCGCATCTTCTCAAATTCGCCTCGCATCTTTGCAGGACTTGGCTCTATCGCGCGTCCAGTAGAAGAGGAAAAACTGGATGCCATCACTGCAGTGAGCGGGAGTGGTCCTGCATACGTCTTTCATTTTGTCCATGCCTGGATTCAAGAGGCAGAGAATCTTGGATTAACTCCAGAGCTTGCTCGAGAAGCCGTTCTCCACACGATCCACGGCGCTCTCGCTATGATGCGCGAGCACCCTGAGCGTCCTCCTCTACAGCTTGCACGGGATGTAAAAAGCCCTGGTGGCACGACAGAAGCCGCTTGCAGAGTCCTGGAGGAGAAAAATTGGGAGAATATCTTCCGTCAAGCCATTCGTGCCGCTGAAGAGCGCTCCCAACAACTCAGCTCAAATTAA
- a CDS encoding tetratricopeptide repeat protein codes for MPWLVKTCLLAITALPCLSLPAHSQSPPPTTPTSSPLQEITLHNPALEQFEKAQKLFREGQYPAALQEYIALSRQFPSFSKIEEVLYRIAECYRLLNRPNDALSAFKYSLEKYPDGIYSIPTYLRIAQLQIATAQTQEAIKTLIDLRQRPNLPPDTHHTTTLALAQAYLKQNQTSQALPLLEELINIPSQSPFKTAALEVLADYNEKLNQPEAALEIWQKLISEAPPNDTQILSKAHARAGFLQWKLKNLPAALASLRQALDLAPTSPATPLIRAALIQLYADLNQPAEAIALYLPHSQTLPESMLPDVLKKVAQSYMAINSPTEAISVLDTLLEKFPTHPIAPQAAFERIRARSQINPDSLDADTAAFLRQYPTSPLAYSVRYLRAAHLQQQKKYNEAIPLWEQLSLQKNNLPPQLSLSNILLQLGEAYLRTERYDSAATTLTQYLDLNPQLPDPLPILQHIANAWQKANRYTQAINTWKRITSIAPPLSTLHQTALEQLAALYSITKQENEKIATLLTLYNDYPNSTLRPTAAFVLAQKAIQEKQYPQATSLLEEARTLDPKTWDARATYQLLALAQITDNAEAAIQHLSHYTELKKNNPDLPPITPATYYWLGDKAYQRKDYPNAKNFLEQFLATCTKEDEIAATTWQLAKINIELHSWRDALTHLERFARLRPDQARTSEYLLAQLRTLYHTANFDRAAAIAEQILKQEPEGEYNLQAQYWLAEIHYSRQNYAEAARAFATLSYLHSDATLTPLILYRAAQSFEKAGDVKSAAEWRLRLRTRYPDYRPPNS; via the coding sequence ATGCCCTGGTTGGTAAAAACCTGCCTCCTTGCTATCACAGCACTCCCCTGCTTATCCTTACCTGCTCACTCACAATCACCTCCACCCACCACACCCACATCCTCACCCCTCCAAGAAATAACTCTCCACAACCCTGCTCTCGAACAATTTGAAAAAGCCCAAAAACTCTTTCGTGAAGGACAATACCCTGCAGCCCTACAAGAATACATCGCTCTCTCGCGGCAATTTCCATCATTCTCAAAAATAGAAGAAGTCCTCTATCGCATAGCCGAATGCTACCGCCTACTGAACCGCCCTAACGACGCTCTCTCTGCCTTTAAATATTCCCTAGAAAAATACCCCGACGGCATCTACTCCATCCCCACCTACCTCCGAATAGCACAACTCCAAATCGCCACTGCCCAGACACAAGAAGCAATCAAAACCCTCATCGACCTCAGGCAGAGGCCTAATCTTCCTCCAGATACCCACCACACCACCACTCTCGCCCTTGCCCAAGCTTACCTCAAACAAAATCAGACCTCCCAAGCCCTTCCGCTCCTCGAAGAACTCATCAACATCCCCAGCCAATCCCCTTTCAAAACCGCAGCCCTAGAGGTCCTCGCAGACTACAACGAAAAACTCAACCAACCTGAAGCCGCCCTCGAAATATGGCAAAAACTCATCTCTGAGGCCCCACCAAACGACACACAAATTCTTTCCAAAGCCCATGCCCGAGCTGGCTTCCTACAATGGAAACTGAAAAACCTACCTGCTGCGCTTGCCTCCCTTCGTCAAGCATTAGACCTCGCCCCCACATCACCAGCCACCCCCCTCATCCGTGCAGCCCTGATCCAGCTCTACGCTGATCTTAACCAGCCTGCTGAGGCCATCGCCCTATACCTCCCTCACAGCCAGACTCTTCCTGAGTCCATGCTGCCAGACGTCCTAAAAAAAGTAGCCCAATCCTACATGGCCATCAATTCACCCACCGAGGCCATTTCAGTCCTTGATACTCTACTCGAAAAATTCCCCACACATCCCATCGCCCCTCAAGCCGCCTTTGAACGCATACGCGCACGATCTCAGATAAACCCAGACTCACTCGATGCCGACACCGCCGCTTTTCTACGCCAATATCCAACCTCACCCCTAGCTTACAGCGTCCGTTACCTACGCGCAGCTCATCTACAACAACAAAAAAAATATAATGAAGCCATCCCCCTTTGGGAACAACTCTCCTTACAAAAAAACAACCTCCCCCCTCAACTCTCACTCAGCAACATCCTTCTCCAACTCGGCGAAGCCTACCTCCGCACAGAACGTTACGACTCCGCCGCAACAACCCTCACCCAATACCTAGACCTCAATCCCCAACTCCCAGACCCCCTCCCCATCCTCCAACACATCGCCAACGCCTGGCAAAAAGCCAACCGATACACCCAAGCCATCAACACCTGGAAACGCATCACCTCCATCGCACCCCCTCTCTCAACCCTCCATCAGACAGCTCTCGAGCAACTTGCTGCCCTCTACTCCATTACCAAACAAGAAAACGAAAAAATCGCTACCCTCTTGACCCTCTACAACGACTACCCAAATTCCACACTCCGTCCCACCGCTGCCTTCGTCCTCGCACAAAAGGCAATCCAAGAAAAACAATACCCGCAAGCAACAAGCCTCCTCGAAGAAGCCCGCACCCTCGACCCCAAAACCTGGGACGCACGCGCCACCTACCAACTCCTCGCCCTAGCCCAAATCACCGACAACGCCGAGGCCGCAATCCAACACCTCTCCCACTACACCGAGCTCAAAAAAAATAACCCCGATCTACCCCCCATAACTCCCGCCACCTACTACTGGCTCGGCGATAAAGCCTACCAACGTAAAGACTATCCCAATGCAAAAAATTTCCTGGAACAATTCCTTGCCACCTGCACCAAAGAAGACGAAATCGCCGCCACCACATGGCAACTAGCCAAAATCAATATCGAGCTCCACTCCTGGCGCGATGCACTCACCCACCTTGAACGCTTCGCACGCCTCCGCCCCGACCAAGCTCGCACCTCCGAATACCTCCTCGCACAACTCCGCACCCTCTACCACACAGCCAACTTCGACCGAGCCGCCGCCATCGCCGAGCAAATCCTCAAACAAGAACCCGAAGGCGAATACAACCTCCAAGCTCAATACTGGCTCGCAGAAATCCACTACTCACGCCAAAACTATGCCGAAGCAGCCCGCGCCTTCGCTACACTAAGCTACCTACATTCCGACGCCACACTCACCCCTCTCATCTTATACCGCGCTGCTCAATCCTTCGAAAAAGCTGGCGATGTCAAATCCGCTGCCGAATGGCGGCTACGCTTGCGAACCCGCTACCCCGATTACCGCCCGCCCAATTCTTAA
- a CDS encoding MotA/TolQ/ExbB proton channel family protein translates to MRIFLLIILASILVINTTAQTVAPAPAAPPQPPTSPLNTAALEAMPIPTAKGESNPTLWDLVKSGEWPMIPLAIVSLIVVYLIVHFFISLRKQSIATPDLLRRIDNYISKQDLSGLASYVAERPEAVARILDAVLKFAYKFPKCEMASIEAIAETEGSRITAHMTQRITYLYDLGVLAPLLGLLGTVVGILRAFGNVVAASESTLRTTYLAGGISQALVATASGLMVGLIAMAAFSYFRGRVNHLTSYLEGTTTRIIHGLSASQK, encoded by the coding sequence GTGCGAATATTTTTACTCATAATCCTTGCATCAATTCTTGTTATTAACACCACAGCACAGACTGTTGCGCCTGCACCTGCCGCACCGCCCCAACCCCCAACGTCCCCGTTAAACACAGCCGCCCTAGAAGCTATGCCCATCCCTACAGCAAAAGGCGAATCAAATCCCACCCTTTGGGATCTGGTCAAATCGGGTGAATGGCCAATGATTCCTCTGGCGATTGTCTCACTAATAGTCGTTTACCTAATTGTGCACTTTTTTATATCGCTTCGTAAACAATCCATAGCTACTCCCGATCTGCTTAGGAGAATAGACAACTATATTTCCAAGCAAGATCTCTCGGGACTTGCCTCTTATGTAGCGGAGCGCCCTGAGGCAGTAGCTCGCATTCTAGATGCAGTTTTAAAGTTCGCTTACAAATTTCCAAAGTGTGAAATGGCATCGATTGAGGCTATAGCAGAGACCGAAGGATCGCGAATCACTGCTCATATGACCCAACGCATAACTTATCTCTACGATTTAGGAGTGCTCGCACCTCTTCTCGGATTATTGGGCACCGTAGTCGGCATCCTACGAGCCTTCGGAAACGTAGTTGCAGCAAGCGAGTCAACTCTTCGTACAACTTACCTCGCAGGGGGCATCTCACAAGCTCTGGTAGCTACTGCAAGTGGTTTGATGGTTGGCCTAATTGCAATGGCAGCCTTTTCTTACTTTCGAGGCAGAGTCAATCACCTCACCTCCTACCTTGAAGGCACCACCACGCGCATAATTCACGGCTTGTCAGCATCGCAAAAATAA
- a CDS encoding nucleoside monophosphate kinase: MVRLSMKFKTILLFGAPGSGKGTLGKIIGTIPGFFHSACGDVFRSLNLNSRTGRIFMEYSSKGQLVPDAITIEVWTNFIKNMVALERYKPDLDYLVLDGIPRNIRQAEMLQEMLQVDYLFHLVCPDRNLIYERLRRRALKENRFDDASDEIIAQRLATYEKESKPVLDFYPREVRYDIDATQWPYQVLRDILCKIKR; the protein is encoded by the coding sequence ATGGTGAGACTCTCGATGAAATTCAAGACTATACTACTTTTCGGAGCACCCGGATCGGGTAAGGGCACCTTAGGAAAAATCATCGGAACGATTCCCGGTTTTTTTCACAGTGCATGCGGAGATGTCTTCCGTTCCTTGAATCTCAACTCACGCACAGGACGCATCTTCATGGAGTATTCGAGCAAAGGCCAACTGGTTCCCGATGCTATCACCATCGAGGTGTGGACTAACTTCATTAAGAACATGGTGGCTTTGGAACGATACAAACCAGACCTCGATTATCTTGTGCTTGACGGCATCCCGCGAAATATCCGCCAGGCGGAAATGTTGCAGGAGATGCTTCAGGTGGATTATTTATTTCATTTGGTATGTCCCGATCGGAATTTAATTTATGAGCGCTTACGCCGGAGAGCCTTGAAAGAAAATCGTTTCGATGATGCCTCTGATGAAATTATTGCACAGCGTCTGGCCACTTACGAGAAAGAATCCAAGCCCGTGCTCGATTTTTATCCTCGCGAAGTTCGTTATGACATCGACGCAACGCAGTGGCCTTATCAGGTTTTGCGGGACATTCTTTGCAAAATAAAACGTTAA